In Brevibacterium pigmentatum, the sequence TGATCAGCGGATGTTCGGATTCGTGTTGACCATCGCGGTCGCGGCCCGCTGGAAGTAGTCCCAGAACATCTCGTCGTACAGCGGCGGCAGACTCACATCATCGAGAGCCGCACGCATACAGCGCAGCCAGCGGTCACGGGCGTCGAAATCGATGGGGTAGTCGAAATGCCGCATCCGCAGTCGCGGGTGGCCGCGCTGCTCCTGATACGTCGACGGACCGCCGAAGTACTGTTCGAGGAACATCTGCAGACGGTGCTTCGCCCCCTCCAGCTCGTGGCCGTCCGGATACATCGCAATGAGCTGTGCATCGGCGTCGACATGCTGGTAGAACACGTCGACGAGGCGGGCGAACGTGTCATGTCCGCCGACGGCCTCGAAGATGGAGCCGTCAG encodes:
- a CDS encoding globin, which translates into the protein MTQTTDGSIFEAVGGHDTFARLVDVFYQHVDADAQLIAMYPDGHELEGAKHRLQMFLEQYFGGPSTYQEQRGHPRLRMRHFDYPIDFDARDRWLRCMRAALDDVSLPPLYDEMFWDYFQRAATAMVNTNPNIR